In Bacillaceae bacterium S4-13-56, the sequence GTGGAATATGCGAAGGGAAAGAATATTGATCTTGTGGTTGGACCTGAAGCGCGTGGTTTTATCGTCGGCTGCCCAGTTTCATATGCTCTAGAAATTGGATTTGCTCCTGTACGAAAAGAAGGGAAGCTTCCACGAGAAGTCATAAAGGTAGATTACGGTTTGGAGTATGGTCAAAATGTTCTTACTATCCATAAGGACGCTATTAAGCCAGGACAAAGAGTTCTAATAACTGATGACCTACTAGCAACTGGAGGCACTATTGAAGCAACAATAAAACTTGTTGAAGAATTAGGCGGTATTGTTGCGGGGTGTGCCTTTCTTATAGAATTAGGTTACCTGAATGGTCGTGACAAGCTAAATGGATATGACGTTTTAACTTTAATGAAATACGATTGATTTTTGGAAGTGGAATAAAATCCCTTGTTGTATAGCAGCAAGGGATTTTATTCCACCTGCTAATACCAAAATTATAAAAACGAGAAGATTCGACAAAAGATGGTCCTTTCTTCTTTACTTTTTTCATAACTTTTCTGATAATGGAGTCAATACACTTGTAAATAGGTGTGAAAGTATAGGATATAAGGTGATTGAATGGCCAATGATAAATTATTGACGATCGATGACGTCATAAAAAAAGCTAGCACATATATATCGAAGGAAGATATAGAGTTCATCCGGAGAGCATATAATTATGCTTACGAAGCTCATAAGGAGCAGTATCGTAAATCGGGAGAACCTTATATTGTCCATCCTGTTCAGGTTGCAGGGATATTAGTTGATCTTGAAATGGATCCCGTGACTATAGCGGGTGGTTTTTTGCATGACGTGGTTGAAGATACTCAAGTAACGTTAGAAATGCTTGCAAAAGAATTTAATGAAGAAGTAGCAATGCTTGTTGATGGTGTTACGAAGCTTGGGAAAATTAAATTTAAATCAAAAGAAGAGCAGCAGGCTGAAAATCACCGCAAAATGTTTGTAGCCATGGCAAAAGATATTCGAGTTATTCTCATAAAATTAGCTGATAGGCTTCATAACATGAGAACTTTAAAGCATCTTCCACCTGAAAAACAGAGACGAATTGCCAACGAAACTCTTGAAATATTTGCACCACTTGCCCACAGATTAGGAATTTCGACTATCAAATGGGAGCTAGAGGATACGGCTTTGCGCTATCTCAATCCTCAACAGTACTATCGTATCGTTCATCTCATGAAGCAAAAACGTGCTGAACGAGAGCATTATATCGAAGAAGTAATGGATGAAATAAGGGATAAAGTAGAAGAAGTTAATATTCAAGTGGACATATCTGGAAGACCGAAACACCTATATAGCATATATCGTAAAATGGTGATTCAAAATAAACAGTTTAATGAGATTTATGATTTATTAGCCGTTAGGGTTATAGTTGACAGCATTAAAGATTGCTATGCTGTTCTAGGAATCATTCATACATGCTGGAAACCAATGCCTGGTCGATTTAAAGATTATATTGCCATGCCTAAGCCAAATCTTTATCAATCTCTCCATACAACAGTAATTGGACCAAAAGGTGATCCGTTAGAAGTGCAAATTCGCACCAAGGAAATGCATGAAATAGCAGAGTATGGAATTGCTGCTCACTGGGCCTATAAAGAGGGCAAACAGCTGAATAATGATATAAACAATTTTACTGATAAACTCACCTGGTTTAGGGAAATTTTAGAATGGCAGAATGAAACTCATGATGCGGAAGAGTTTATGGAATCCTTAAAAGTAGATCTCTTTTCGGATATGGTTTATGTGTTTACTCCTAAAGGAGATGTTATTGAATTGCCATCAGGCTCTATTCCTATTGATTTTGCCTATCGAATTCATACAGAAGTAGGCAACCATACCATTGGAGCCAAAATAAACGGCAAGATGGAGCCTTTAGATTATAAGCTTCATACTGGTGACATCGTAGAAATGATGACATCAAAGCATTCTTACGGTCCTTCTAAAGATTGGATTAAAATCTGTCAAACCTCACAAGCAAAAAACAAAATTAAACAATTCTTTAAGAAACAAAAACGAGATGAAAATATAGCTCGTGGAAAAGAATTAGTGGATAAAGAGATTCGCTCTCTGCAATTAGATCCTAAGGAAGTTATTACAACAAGTAATTTAAGAAGAGTTCTTGAGAAATTTAACTTTGCAAATGAGGAAGATATGTACGCTGCAGTTGGTTATCAAGGAATTACTGCAGCCCAAATTGCTACAAGATTAACGGATAAAATTAGAAAGGAAGCTTTAAAGAATCAAGATCTTCAGGAAACTCTCGAGGACGTTAAGACAGACGTAAAGTCGGATCAAGTTAAAAAGAAGGAATCCGGAGTTCATGTAACTGGAGTTGATAATCTTCTTGTTCGCTTGTCTAGATGCTGTACCCCTGTTCCAGGTGATGAAATCGTTGGCTATGTCACAAAAGGCCGGGGAGTATCGGTTCACCGTTCCGATTGTCCAAACGTTCATACAGAAGAGGCACAGCAGAGAACATTGCCTGTTGAATGGGAAAATGAAAATAGTAATTCAAAACAGTACAGTGTAGACATAGAGATTTCTGGGTATGACAGAAGAGGTTTATTAAATGAAGTCTTACATGCCGTAAATGAATCCAAAACTAATATTTCTGCGGTAACAGGAAAATCCGATCGAAATAAAATGGCTACAATTAATATTACAATCTTGATTCATAATGTTAATCATTTAAAGAAAATCGTAGAACGAATCAAACAAATACCAGATGTATACTCTGTAAGACGAGTAATGCAATAAGGAGAGTTTGGGCTGTGAAAGCTGTTATTCAAAGAACAACTAAAGCATCTGTTGAGGTAAATGGTGAGATTACTGGTGAAATTGAGGAAGGACTTGTAGTCCTTGTAGGTGTTACTCATGGAGACAAAAAAGATGCTGCCCAGTTTTTAGCCGAGAAAATTATAAATCTTCGTATTTTTGAAGATGACAATAATAAAATGAATCTCTCCCTTTTAGATAAAGGAGGAGCTATTCTTTCTATTTCGCAATTCACTTTATACGGAGATGCTAGAAAAGGAAGACGACCAAACTTTACTAAAGCAGCTAGTCATGAGCAAGCTCTTGTTTTATATCAATCGTTTAACAATCATCTTCGTACCCTTGGAGTAAGGGTAGAAGAAGGGGTTTTTGGAGAAATGATGGACGTTCGCTTGACGAACTCTGGGCCTGTAACTATGGTTCTGGATACAGAAGAAATAAAACCTAAATAGAAATAACCCCGGACCGAGTGCCCGGGGTATTTCTATTTTGTAAAGTATTTTTGCAATCCTTGAACAACCCCAAGGGCAGTTTGTTCTTGAAATCTACCTGTTTGAATCGTTTCTTCTTCTTTTTCGTTTGACATGAATCCAAGTTCAACTAAAACGGAAGGTTTGCTGTTTTCTCTAATGACATAAAAATCCTCAAACCTAGCTTCTCTGTCTCTTCGATTGGTATGTTGAATAATTCCTTCCTGTATCATGTAAGCAAGGTCTTTGTGTGAGGTATGGAAGTAATAGCTTCCTATCCCTGATACGGATGGGTATTCGGGAAAACTGTTGTAATGGATACTGATAAAGGCATCCGCATCAGATAGATTAGATAAGGTTGCCCTAGCCGACAAAGAAAGGTAGACATCAGTCGATCGACTCATAATTACTTTTGCTCCTGCTGCCTCTAACTTTTTCTTTATCGCCTGAGCGGTGGTAAAAGCAATATCTTTTTCGTAGGCTCCATCAATTCCAATAGCACCAGTATCACGACCACCATGGCCTGGATCTAAAACAATCGTTTTATTGTCTAATATATTTTCCGTTGAGGGGATATCTGTTTTCTTCACTGATTCTCTAGATACAAGCCATCCCGGTACAAAGGCAGACTCACTTTCCCATTCAACCTCAAACCATTGATCCTGTTGTTGTATTACCTTAAGTTTTTGTCCTCGTTGCCCTTGAGCAACAATATTGAAATCCGTTGAAGGGCCTGCCCGTAAGTTAGTTTCATTGTAGATTAAATAAATTTCTGTAGGGAGATCCCCTGGTTCTTGAGCATCTACAAGCCAACTAGAAATCCATCCTAACTGTCCATTTTCTAATTTGATTTGATACCATGATTTATCTTTTTTAAGAATCTCGTATTCCTCTCCAACCTTGATGCTCGAAATTACATTAGAAGTCAAAGAGGCTTCTTCTCGAATGGATACTTCAGGACCAAGAATGGTGAGCACTCCATTCTTCTCCTCCGATCTTTCAGGAGACTCCTTCGTGGTATTCGGTATGGCCGAGCTAGATTGGTCTTCAACTTTTATGTAATCTCCATGGACCCACCCTTTAGTACTATTGTAGATGATTTCATACCAATCACCTCTCTGAGAAATAAATTCATAGGTAGAACCTGTATTTAATGATCCAATGACAGGAGCATTGGTGGAAGGCTCGCTTCTTACTCTAAGCCCATCAGCCGTTGGCGATAAGTATCTTGCACTTTGATTCATGGTTTTAACTG encodes:
- a CDS encoding adenine phosphoribosyltransferase, which gives rise to MDYKQYITVVEDWPKKGIRFKDITTLMDNGKVYKSAVDEIVEYAKGKNIDLVVGPEARGFIVGCPVSYALEIGFAPVRKEGKLPREVIKVDYGLEYGQNVLTIHKDAIKPGQRVLITDDLLATGGTIEATIKLVEELGGIVAGCAFLIELGYLNGRDKLNGYDVLTLMKYD
- a CDS encoding bifunctional (p)ppGpp synthetase/guanosine-3',5'-bis(diphosphate) 3'-pyrophosphohydrolase — translated: MANDKLLTIDDVIKKASTYISKEDIEFIRRAYNYAYEAHKEQYRKSGEPYIVHPVQVAGILVDLEMDPVTIAGGFLHDVVEDTQVTLEMLAKEFNEEVAMLVDGVTKLGKIKFKSKEEQQAENHRKMFVAMAKDIRVILIKLADRLHNMRTLKHLPPEKQRRIANETLEIFAPLAHRLGISTIKWELEDTALRYLNPQQYYRIVHLMKQKRAEREHYIEEVMDEIRDKVEEVNIQVDISGRPKHLYSIYRKMVIQNKQFNEIYDLLAVRVIVDSIKDCYAVLGIIHTCWKPMPGRFKDYIAMPKPNLYQSLHTTVIGPKGDPLEVQIRTKEMHEIAEYGIAAHWAYKEGKQLNNDINNFTDKLTWFREILEWQNETHDAEEFMESLKVDLFSDMVYVFTPKGDVIELPSGSIPIDFAYRIHTEVGNHTIGAKINGKMEPLDYKLHTGDIVEMMTSKHSYGPSKDWIKICQTSQAKNKIKQFFKKQKRDENIARGKELVDKEIRSLQLDPKEVITTSNLRRVLEKFNFANEEDMYAAVGYQGITAAQIATRLTDKIRKEALKNQDLQETLEDVKTDVKSDQVKKKESGVHVTGVDNLLVRLSRCCTPVPGDEIVGYVTKGRGVSVHRSDCPNVHTEEAQQRTLPVEWENENSNSKQYSVDIEISGYDRRGLLNEVLHAVNESKTNISAVTGKSDRNKMATINITILIHNVNHLKKIVERIKQIPDVYSVRRVMQ
- the dtd gene encoding D-aminoacyl-tRNA deacylase; translation: MKAVIQRTTKASVEVNGEITGEIEEGLVVLVGVTHGDKKDAAQFLAEKIINLRIFEDDNNKMNLSLLDKGGAILSISQFTLYGDARKGRRPNFTKAASHEQALVLYQSFNNHLRTLGVRVEEGVFGEMMDVRLTNSGPVTMVLDTEEIKPK
- a CDS encoding N-acetylmuramoyl-L-alanine amidase, encoding MKKIFRKISVLFSFFILILGWGSFILADEVVIQVDVLNVRSGPGLNFETIQQVNHSEQFKVLSSEGEWVEIELKNGNTGWVLKELVAVKTMNQSARYLSPTADGLRVRSEPSTNAPVIGSLNTGSTYEFISQRGDWYEIIYNSTKGWVHGDYIKVEDQSSSAIPNTTKESPERSEEKNGVLTILGPEVSIREEASLTSNVISSIKVGEEYEILKKDKSWYQIKLENGQLGWISSWLVDAQEPGDLPTEIYLIYNETNLRAGPSTDFNIVAQGQRGQKLKVIQQQDQWFEVEWESESAFVPGWLVSRESVKKTDIPSTENILDNKTIVLDPGHGGRDTGAIGIDGAYEKDIAFTTAQAIKKKLEAAGAKVIMSRSTDVYLSLSARATLSNLSDADAFISIHYNSFPEYPSVSGIGSYYFHTSHKDLAYMIQEGIIQHTNRRDREARFEDFYVIRENSKPSVLVELGFMSNEKEEETIQTGRFQEQTALGVVQGLQKYFTK